Proteins from a genomic interval of Paenibacillus sp. FSL R5-0623:
- a CDS encoding response regulator, whose protein sequence is MRYFIVDDDPGVRSMLMDIIEDEGLGDIAGEAEDGAHIHAEVLELHKVDILLIDLLMPQRDGIQTVRALEGRFEGKIVMISQIESKNMIGEAYSLGIEYYITKPINRLEILSVLRLVNERLRMQQSIADIQRTLQGLSGLNSIERAAAPVPDKTITTAGHFLLSEMGMIGEAGSRDLLDMLEYLEQVETDEHKLSPYTFPSLKDIFQNVAIRKLGGDASLAEVNKEIKASEQRVRRAIFQTLSHVVSLGLTDYTHPKFENYASKFFDFTEIRKKMLELQNNVEPSLSQTRINTKKFVQVLYLEAKRLLH, encoded by the coding sequence ATGCGTTATTTTATCGTGGATGATGATCCTGGCGTTCGTTCCATGTTGATGGATATTATTGAGGATGAAGGCCTTGGCGATATTGCCGGGGAAGCTGAGGACGGAGCACATATTCACGCGGAAGTGTTGGAACTGCATAAGGTGGATATCCTGCTGATTGATCTGCTGATGCCACAACGAGACGGGATCCAGACTGTGCGGGCGCTTGAAGGAAGGTTCGAGGGCAAGATTGTCATGATCTCCCAGATCGAGTCGAAAAATATGATCGGAGAAGCCTATTCACTAGGCATTGAATATTATATTACGAAGCCGATTAACCGGTTAGAGATTCTATCTGTTCTGCGGCTGGTGAACGAAAGGCTTCGGATGCAGCAATCTATCGCAGATATTCAGCGGACATTGCAGGGATTGTCCGGTTTGAATTCTATCGAACGTGCTGCGGCTCCTGTTCCGGACAAAACAATTACGACTGCAGGACATTTCCTGCTGTCCGAGATGGGCATGATCGGCGAAGCAGGCAGCAGGGATCTGCTGGACATGCTGGAATATCTGGAGCAGGTAGAGACAGATGAGCATAAACTGTCCCCCTATACGTTCCCATCCCTCAAAGACATCTTCCAGAATGTAGCGATACGTAAACTGGGAGGAGACGCCTCTCTCGCAGAGGTGAACAAGGAGATCAAGGCATCGGAACAACGTGTTCGCAGAGCCATCTTCCAGACTCTGAGCCATGTGGTTTCTCTGGGATTAACAGATTATACACATCCCAAATTCGAGAACTATGCATCCAAATTTTTCGATTTCACCGAAATTCGTAAGAAAATGCTGGAGCTGCAAAACAATGTGGAGCCTTCCTTGTCCCAGACACGCATTAATACAAAAAAATTCGTACAGGTCCTATATTTGGAAGCCAAACGATTGCTGCATTAA
- a CDS encoding aspartyl-phosphate phosphatase Spo0E family protein codes for MVMSLDLKNKIEKARHNLHMLVEHNKGGLGHPDVIRQSMALDELINEYNRISRNHSRA; via the coding sequence ATGGTTATGAGTTTGGATTTGAAAAATAAAATAGAGAAGGCCAGACATAACCTTCATATGCTGGTAGAGCATAACAAGGGTGGTCTTGGGCATCCCGATGTGATTCGGCAGTCTATGGCATTGGACGAATTGATTAATGAGTATAACCGAATTAGCCGAAACCATTCACGGGCTTGA
- a CDS encoding acetate uptake transporter: MQTDSQTKVKIVNADPSAMGLFGLAIVTLVASSQKLGITDGLSYAIPWAIFLGAFAQLFACIQDSKRNNTFGTTAFGAYAFFWFAMAANWMIKMGVFGSTLAEQADGKQLGFAFAGYLVFTLFMTIGAIEANKVLLIIFILIDFLFLGLTFDAFGVAPHIFHTIAAYAELAIGIVSLYGTGASVLNAHFGYAFLPIGKPSGIFKPKA, translated from the coding sequence ATGCAGACCGATTCACAGACTAAAGTCAAAATTGTTAACGCCGATCCCAGCGCAATGGGATTATTTGGGTTGGCTATCGTAACCCTGGTCGCTTCTTCCCAAAAGCTTGGCATTACGGATGGACTTAGCTACGCTATTCCTTGGGCGATCTTCCTGGGTGCCTTTGCCCAGCTATTCGCATGTATTCAAGATTCCAAACGCAACAATACCTTTGGCACAACGGCTTTTGGCGCGTACGCATTCTTCTGGTTTGCCATGGCGGCCAACTGGATGATCAAAATGGGCGTATTTGGCTCCACGCTTGCTGAACAGGCCGATGGCAAGCAGCTCGGATTTGCTTTTGCCGGATACCTTGTATTCACCCTGTTCATGACAATCGGTGCGATTGAAGCGAATAAAGTGTTGCTTATCATCTTCATTCTGATCGACTTCCTGTTCCTTGGCTTGACCTTTGACGCTTTCGGCGTAGCTCCTCACATTTTCCACACCATTGCAGCATACGCTGAACTGGCGATCGGAATTGTGTCCCTGTATGGTACAGGTGCTTCGGTACTGAACGCTCACTTCGGTTATGCGTTCTTGCCGATCGGCAAACCGTCCGGCATTTTCAAGCCTAAGGCTTAA
- a CDS encoding acyl-CoA thioesterase yields MEKKYVRETRCFKTARVFPTDVNNHNTLFGGKLMSYIDDIASIAASKLCRVNTVTASTDSVDFLYPINPTDSVTLESFASWTGRSSMEIFVKVIREDLKTGEKKIAATAFLTFVALDENNRKLIVPRIIPETEEEKKLYETAPDRAAMRKQRRQESKKFADFLTVTYPWE; encoded by the coding sequence GTGGAGAAAAAATATGTACGCGAAACGCGTTGTTTCAAGACGGCACGGGTGTTCCCGACCGATGTCAACAATCATAATACGTTATTCGGCGGCAAGCTGATGTCCTACATCGATGATATTGCATCCATCGCCGCTTCCAAGCTATGCCGGGTCAATACCGTAACGGCCTCAACCGACTCGGTGGATTTCCTGTACCCGATTAACCCAACGGATTCGGTTACGCTTGAATCGTTCGCGTCCTGGACAGGACGTAGTTCCATGGAGATTTTTGTGAAAGTGATTCGAGAGGATCTGAAAACCGGAGAGAAGAAAATTGCAGCAACTGCATTTCTGACCTTTGTGGCCTTGGACGAAAATAATCGCAAACTGATCGTGCCTCGCATTATTCCGGAGACGGAAGAAGAGAAGAAATTATACGAGACCGCTCCGGATCGGGCGGCCATGCGGAAACAACGGCGGCAAGAGAGCAAGAAATTCGCTGACTTCCTGACCGTTACTTATCCTTGGGAATAA
- a CDS encoding anthranilate phosphoribosyltransferase codes for MDMSQILREVGRGKRGSRDLNYTEALTVAEKILKQEVSPAQTAAFLMAERMKMENVEELEAFVHACRNSAERFSIFQDGLDCAGPYDGRTKSFMATFPVAFVLAAAGLPVTLHGSDPLPPKWGVTLSVLLKEVGIDTHKMDREDARSAALRLGVMYVSSEDWCAPLRKLRPLREELGFRTVFNTAEKLIDYNHSPYLVFGVFHNTFLDRIAKLLTRFTYRRAYVVQGMEGSEDMYIDRPTRVYAVEDGDMKLELVDPAAYELDMPVPDLVWTAAKQLEVAESVLSGEGHIAFVNQVLLNGGFRLYAAGRVNSIEEGIYTCQGLLESGAAYRIYQQWCVSMGGELPDNRAVSIYPASSR; via the coding sequence ATGGATATGTCTCAAATACTCCGAGAGGTCGGACGTGGGAAACGAGGCTCGCGTGATCTGAATTATACAGAGGCACTGACCGTAGCAGAGAAAATCCTGAAACAGGAGGTTTCCCCTGCCCAGACGGCTGCGTTTCTTATGGCTGAACGTATGAAAATGGAAAACGTCGAGGAGCTGGAAGCTTTTGTTCATGCTTGTCGTAACAGTGCGGAACGTTTCTCCATATTTCAGGATGGATTGGACTGCGCGGGTCCTTATGATGGACGGACAAAGTCGTTCATGGCCACGTTTCCGGTTGCGTTTGTACTCGCGGCGGCCGGGTTGCCGGTGACTTTGCACGGGAGTGATCCTTTACCACCCAAGTGGGGCGTCACGTTGTCGGTACTTTTGAAGGAAGTGGGCATTGATACACACAAGATGGATCGGGAAGATGCCCGGAGCGCTGCATTGCGTCTGGGTGTCATGTACGTGTCCTCCGAGGATTGGTGCGCACCTCTTCGCAAGCTTCGTCCGTTACGGGAAGAGTTGGGTTTTCGAACGGTGTTTAACACAGCAGAGAAACTGATTGATTATAACCATTCACCGTACTTGGTGTTTGGTGTATTTCATAATACTTTTCTGGATCGGATTGCGAAGCTGCTTACCCGCTTTACTTATCGCCGTGCTTATGTGGTACAGGGAATGGAAGGTTCTGAGGATATGTATATTGATCGGCCAACCCGCGTATACGCCGTGGAAGACGGCGATATGAAGCTGGAACTGGTTGATCCTGCAGCCTATGAACTGGATATGCCCGTGCCGGATCTGGTCTGGACGGCTGCGAAGCAGCTTGAAGTGGCGGAAAGCGTGTTAAGCGGTGAGGGCCATATTGCTTTTGTGAATCAGGTCTTGTTAAATGGAGGTTTCCGCTTGTACGCGGCGGGGCGTGTCAATTCCATCGAAGAGGGCATATACACTTGTCAGGGATTGCTGGAGAGTGGTGCAGCGTATCGCATCTATCAGCAGTGGTGTGTCTCCATGGGTGGCGAACTGCCGGATAACAGAGCGGTGTCCATCTATCCGGCATCGTCCAGATAA
- a CDS encoding ANTAR domain-containing protein, whose protein sequence is MRSLLVIRVQPTIAASTDAIPLTPERLLGANGYHVQVAGSETEVLKLAREAEASILHLSLTDVEYWGNCLGKGKSDSPLLWWCAPDTASSSAESCEVETSFDGILTPSMTGPEIHWTLHFAARRYMERKQWEQERKQLQSRLEDRKWIDMAKAILSDLKQISEAEAYDLLRKKAMDERKRMVDVATAIVKAHQLLQS, encoded by the coding sequence ATGCGATCTTTATTGGTCATCCGTGTACAACCAACGATAGCTGCCTCAACCGATGCAATCCCTCTGACACCGGAGAGGCTGCTGGGAGCAAACGGGTACCATGTACAGGTGGCAGGCAGTGAAACGGAGGTGCTGAAGCTGGCTCGTGAGGCGGAAGCATCCATTTTACACCTATCCCTGACTGATGTGGAATACTGGGGGAACTGCCTGGGAAAGGGTAAGTCGGATTCACCACTGCTTTGGTGGTGCGCGCCAGATACAGCCTCTTCCTCCGCAGAGTCCTGCGAGGTCGAAACCTCATTTGATGGAATACTTACTCCATCCATGACCGGGCCCGAGATTCACTGGACTCTTCACTTTGCAGCCCGACGTTACATGGAACGCAAACAGTGGGAGCAGGAACGGAAGCAATTGCAATCCAGGCTGGAGGATCGGAAGTGGATTGATATGGCGAAGGCTATCCTCAGTGATCTGAAGCAGATTTCGGAGGCCGAAGCCTATGACCTGTTACGCAAGAAAGCGATGGATGAACGCAAACGGATGGTCGATGTAGCTACAGCAATTGTGAAGGCACATCAACTGCTCCAGTCTTAA
- the nirB gene encoding nitrite reductase large subunit NirB: MSTTKKLVLVGNGMAGIRTIEHILKLAPHAYEITVFGAEPHPNYNRIMLSSVLAGGTSIEDIVINEWSWYEDNGIRVYPGDPVVQINTERKEVVSQNGVRAAYDELIMATGSQAFILPLPGANKEGVIGFRDIKDCETMMAASQKYRKAAVIGGGLLGLEAARGLLNLGMDVTVIHINGHLMDRNLDLPAGLMLQRELEDQGMKFLLNKHTEEITGKHRVKAIRFTDQTVLEADLVVMAVGIRPQIELARNTGLDVNRGVIVDDYMHTSIPGISAVGECAEHRGIAYGLVAPLYEQGMVLAKRLAGAATEGYEGSVTSTKLKVSGVDVFSAGQFKDAADTRSIRIQDDVDSVYKKMVIKDGQLIGAVLFGDTTDGASLFSLIKSGENISGREKEILLGIPSGGSGSGPSVAERMASMPDDEIVCGCNGVTKSSIGDAVLNKGCNTLGAIKSCTKASASCGGCKPIIENLLTYYAGDNVGEQTKEGICACTSYDRDEIVAQIKEMGLKSVKEVMNVLGWNEPEGCSKCRPSLNYYLGMIWPAEYTDERVSKFTNERYHANIQKDGTYSVIPRIYGGVTSPAELIKIATVAEKYDVPLVKFTGGQRLDLLGVQKENLPKIWEELDMPSGFGYGKALRTVKTCVGNTFCRFGTQDSIEMGIRLEKKLDKMVAPAKVKLAVSGCPRNCAEATIKDLGVVAIDGAWEIHVGGNAGVKVRTAELLCTVKTDAEVEEWTYSYLQYYRENAKWNERTAAWIERVGLDHVKEALADRDVRLALVERLEVTLGHTVDPWKEIIEDEKLRKNFTPLSGAEPVTH, encoded by the coding sequence ATGAGTACAACGAAAAAACTGGTGCTGGTCGGTAATGGCATGGCGGGAATCCGCACAATCGAACATATCCTTAAGCTTGCTCCGCACGCTTATGAAATTACAGTCTTCGGCGCAGAGCCGCATCCCAACTACAACCGGATCATGTTATCTTCTGTACTGGCTGGCGGAACATCCATCGAAGATATCGTAATCAATGAGTGGAGCTGGTACGAAGATAACGGCATTCGGGTGTACCCGGGTGACCCAGTCGTTCAGATCAACACCGAGCGCAAGGAAGTTGTATCTCAAAATGGTGTACGCGCAGCCTATGATGAGCTGATTATGGCAACCGGTTCACAGGCGTTCATCCTCCCGCTTCCCGGCGCTAACAAAGAAGGTGTGATCGGATTTCGAGATATTAAAGACTGCGAGACCATGATGGCAGCATCACAAAAGTATCGTAAAGCTGCCGTCATCGGAGGTGGATTGCTTGGACTGGAAGCAGCGCGGGGGCTGCTCAATCTGGGCATGGACGTCACGGTCATCCATATTAACGGTCATCTGATGGACCGGAACCTGGATTTGCCAGCAGGCCTGATGCTCCAGCGTGAGCTTGAAGATCAGGGCATGAAGTTCCTTTTGAACAAACATACCGAAGAAATCACAGGCAAACATCGAGTAAAAGCCATACGTTTCACTGATCAAACGGTGCTTGAAGCCGATTTGGTTGTCATGGCTGTCGGGATTCGTCCGCAGATTGAACTGGCTCGCAATACCGGCCTCGATGTGAATCGTGGAGTCATTGTGGATGATTATATGCATACCAGCATTCCTGGCATCTCTGCCGTTGGCGAATGTGCAGAACACCGCGGTATTGCCTACGGACTGGTTGCTCCATTATATGAACAAGGTATGGTGCTCGCAAAACGCCTGGCTGGCGCGGCAACCGAAGGATACGAAGGTTCAGTCACTTCTACCAAGCTGAAAGTATCAGGTGTTGACGTATTCTCTGCCGGACAGTTCAAAGACGCTGCAGACACTCGCAGCATTCGTATTCAGGATGACGTCGATAGCGTGTACAAAAAGATGGTAATCAAAGACGGACAGCTGATCGGAGCTGTATTGTTCGGGGATACCACAGACGGCGCTTCTCTATTTTCCCTCATTAAGAGTGGTGAGAACATCAGTGGTCGGGAGAAAGAAATTTTGCTCGGCATACCTTCCGGTGGTTCAGGCTCGGGCCCATCTGTCGCAGAACGCATGGCGAGTATGCCGGATGACGAGATCGTCTGTGGGTGTAACGGTGTTACTAAATCTTCCATCGGGGACGCCGTTCTGAATAAAGGCTGTAATACACTCGGTGCAATCAAATCCTGTACCAAAGCCTCCGCTTCTTGCGGTGGATGTAAACCGATTATCGAAAACCTGCTCACGTATTATGCCGGTGATAATGTAGGCGAACAGACCAAAGAAGGCATCTGTGCCTGCACATCCTATGATCGGGATGAGATTGTTGCACAGATCAAGGAGATGGGACTCAAAAGCGTTAAGGAAGTCATGAATGTTCTCGGTTGGAATGAACCGGAAGGCTGCTCCAAGTGTCGTCCTTCCCTCAATTATTATCTCGGTATGATCTGGCCGGCTGAATACACAGACGAGCGTGTATCCAAATTCACCAATGAACGCTATCATGCCAACATCCAAAAGGACGGTACCTACTCCGTTATTCCACGGATCTATGGTGGTGTTACTTCTCCAGCGGAATTGATCAAAATTGCAACTGTTGCAGAGAAATACGATGTGCCTTTGGTGAAATTCACGGGTGGACAACGACTCGATCTGCTCGGTGTTCAGAAGGAGAACCTGCCGAAGATCTGGGAAGAGCTCGATATGCCTTCCGGCTTTGGTTATGGCAAGGCGCTGCGTACGGTGAAGACTTGTGTAGGTAATACGTTCTGCCGATTCGGCACACAGGATTCCATTGAGATGGGTATTCGTCTGGAGAAAAAACTCGACAAGATGGTGGCTCCAGCCAAAGTGAAACTCGCTGTCTCTGGATGTCCGCGGAACTGTGCTGAAGCGACCATCAAGGATCTGGGTGTTGTCGCCATTGATGGCGCTTGGGAGATTCACGTTGGTGGTAACGCCGGAGTTAAAGTTCGTACAGCCGAGTTGCTCTGTACGGTGAAGACCGATGCGGAAGTGGAAGAGTGGACTTACTCTTACCTGCAGTACTATAGAGAGAACGCAAAATGGAATGAGAGAACAGCGGCATGGATTGAACGGGTTGGTCTGGATCATGTGAAGGAAGCATTGGCGGATCGGGATGTACGTCTCGCTCTGGTTGAACGTCTGGAAGTTACACTGGGTCACACGGTTGATCCTTGGAAGGAAATCATTGAAGATGAGAAATTGCGTAAAAACTTCACCCCACTGTCCGGTGCCGAGCCGGTAACCCACTAG
- the nirD gene encoding nitrite reductase small subunit NirD, with amino-acid sequence MNKFRIGHLADIDEKGARTFLIQDTEIAVFKLSDGSLHAVENRCPHKGGKLSEGMVCGTTVHCPLHDWKIDLRNGKVHEPDEGCLNTYKTEVDGNSGEIYITIAG; translated from the coding sequence ATGAATAAATTCCGGATTGGACACCTTGCGGATATTGATGAAAAGGGAGCACGGACATTCCTGATACAGGACACCGAAATTGCCGTCTTCAAACTGAGCGACGGAAGTCTGCACGCCGTCGAGAATCGCTGCCCTCACAAGGGCGGCAAGCTGTCGGAAGGCATGGTATGCGGGACAACCGTTCATTGTCCTTTGCATGATTGGAAGATTGATCTGCGTAACGGTAAGGTACACGAGCCGGATGAAGGCTGCTTGAATACCTACAAAACAGAAGTGGATGGCAACAGCGGAGAAATTTATATCACGATTGCGGGTTAA
- a CDS encoding formate/nitrite transporter family protein: MDFVKPAEVLQSMIEAGESKARMNRVQMLILGFLAGAILAFATTLAYTAVSQTSVGLAGALIFPAGFAIIILLGLELVTGNFAVLPLAVMKRKITWMEMLRNYFWVITGHLIGCAFYGLLYGLTITKMGTDMSNPLIQTLIQTSETKTLGYQHLGGAGIVLVIIKAILCNWMVTLGAVMAMTSTSTLGKIVAMWLPITIFFAQGFEHAVVNMFVIPAGMMLGAQVSVADWWLWNQIPVLVGNLIGGAVFTGLGLYAAHHWGNPVKLSTKLATIQGGRSGLASSDAGPKLGTRS; the protein is encoded by the coding sequence ATGGATTTTGTTAAACCTGCAGAAGTGCTGCAATCGATGATCGAAGCCGGTGAGAGCAAAGCCAGAATGAATCGGGTACAGATGCTGATCCTCGGTTTTCTCGCGGGGGCTATCCTTGCCTTTGCAACGACACTGGCATATACCGCTGTATCTCAAACTTCCGTTGGTTTGGCAGGTGCACTGATATTCCCGGCTGGATTCGCCATTATTATTCTGCTGGGTCTTGAATTGGTGACAGGAAACTTTGCGGTGCTTCCACTCGCAGTGATGAAACGTAAAATTACATGGATGGAGATGCTCCGAAATTATTTCTGGGTGATTACCGGTCATCTGATCGGATGTGCATTCTATGGTCTCTTATACGGCCTGACCATTACGAAGATGGGTACGGATATGAGCAACCCTCTAATTCAAACACTGATCCAGACCAGTGAAACCAAGACCCTGGGGTATCAGCACTTGGGTGGGGCTGGCATTGTACTGGTCATCATCAAAGCCATTCTATGTAACTGGATGGTCACACTCGGGGCAGTGATGGCGATGACCTCCACTTCCACACTGGGCAAAATCGTAGCGATGTGGCTGCCCATTACGATATTTTTCGCTCAGGGATTTGAGCATGCTGTGGTAAATATGTTCGTCATTCCGGCAGGTATGATGCTCGGTGCACAGGTCAGTGTCGCTGACTGGTGGCTGTGGAATCAGATTCCGGTGTTGGTTGGCAATCTCATTGGCGGAGCTGTATTTACTGGACTCGGTCTGTATGCCGCCCACCACTGGGGAAATCCGGTGAAGCTATCGACCAAACTGGCAACCATTCAGGGTGGTCGTTCAGGATTGGCAAGTTCGGATGCTGGACCGAAACTGGGGACACGATCATGA
- the cobA gene encoding uroporphyrinogen-III C-methyltransferase codes for MSRGLVSIVGAGPGDPDLITVKALKRIQSADVIMYDRLVNDQLLAEAREGALRIYCGKAPGLHSMSQEMIGRMLVAHAAEGKQVVRLKGGDPFIFGRGGEEALVLAEAEIAFEIIPGITSAVGTSASSLIPLTHRGVASSFACVTGTGSDGSVSSVRWDLLAHSVDTLVIYMGISQLPQIQHELLHHGKSGTTPAALIERGTTSEERIITGTLAELHSLAKSHQVNNPALIMIGESVLIREQLLQMQQAANASMTG; via the coding sequence ATGAGCCGGGGCCTGGTTAGTATTGTTGGCGCTGGTCCTGGAGATCCGGATCTGATTACGGTAAAAGCCCTGAAACGTATTCAGTCCGCAGATGTCATTATGTATGATCGGCTTGTGAATGATCAATTGCTCGCTGAGGCTCGTGAAGGAGCACTCCGCATCTACTGTGGCAAGGCTCCAGGCCTTCACTCCATGAGTCAGGAGATGATTGGACGGATGCTGGTTGCACATGCAGCAGAAGGCAAACAAGTCGTACGACTCAAGGGTGGCGATCCGTTTATCTTTGGTCGTGGTGGTGAAGAAGCCCTTGTGCTGGCGGAAGCAGAGATTGCATTTGAGATCATTCCTGGCATCACTTCGGCTGTAGGTACATCCGCCTCATCCCTTATTCCGTTAACCCATCGCGGGGTTGCTTCATCCTTCGCATGTGTCACGGGAACTGGCAGTGATGGAAGTGTATCTTCGGTCCGCTGGGACCTGCTGGCCCATAGTGTAGATACGTTGGTCATCTACATGGGTATTAGCCAACTGCCCCAGATCCAACATGAATTGCTTCACCATGGCAAAAGTGGAACCACCCCCGCAGCTTTAATCGAACGAGGAACCACTTCGGAGGAACGGATTATTACCGGCACACTTGCTGAACTCCACTCCCTCGCCAAGTCGCATCAAGTGAATAATCCGGCATTAATTATGATCGGCGAGTCCGTCCTGATTCGCGAACAACTGCTTCAGATGCAACAGGCCGCGAACGCCTCCATGACCGGATAA
- a CDS encoding TetR/AcrR family transcriptional regulator, whose protein sequence is MLIIEHPQDRRARRTQDAIIAAAVSLILEKGADALTIRDITERADYNRGTFYLHFPGKPELLQFILDDFMQGVGRAYAEPYAQLKEVDMTALLPSTMPVFEYIEAHQDIFRALITMHSDMGSRLCNMFRTYLTEDFVLVTEDSEWTINYDIMLSYLVSATVGVIMHWAEIGFKYSAHYMGEQLTALINIKPTRLLIEPGQKGRTIHERMLLD, encoded by the coding sequence ATGTTGATCATTGAACATCCTCAGGACCGGAGAGCAAGAAGAACGCAGGATGCGATCATCGCTGCGGCGGTTTCTTTGATATTGGAGAAAGGAGCAGACGCTTTAACCATTCGGGATATTACGGAGCGGGCGGATTACAACCGAGGAACCTTCTATTTACACTTTCCCGGCAAACCGGAGTTGTTGCAGTTCATTCTGGATGATTTCATGCAGGGAGTGGGGCGAGCTTATGCAGAACCATACGCACAGCTCAAAGAAGTGGACATGACTGCATTGCTGCCATCCACGATGCCTGTATTCGAATATATTGAAGCCCATCAGGATATCTTTCGTGCATTAATAACGATGCATTCAGATATGGGTTCCCGGCTGTGCAATATGTTTAGAACATATCTAACCGAAGATTTTGTATTGGTGACCGAGGATAGTGAGTGGACGATTAATTATGACATCATGTTAAGTTATCTGGTATCTGCTACGGTAGGCGTAATCATGCATTGGGCGGAGATTGGATTCAAATATTCTGCGCATTATATGGGAGAGCAGCTTACGGCACTGATTAACATCAAACCGACCCGTCTGCTGATTGAACCAGGGCAGAAGGGTCGGACTATTCACGAGCGTATGCTGTTGGATTAA
- a CDS encoding SDR family oxidoreductase — protein sequence MSTTYTHTAVITGAAGGIGKELARRLAERKINLVLVDLNEEAIQQTITDLNLDKEHVIAVKANVSQEADVKNYVQKALDAFGRIDYFANNAGIEGPTGLIEDLSVEALDTVYNVNIRGVFLGLQNVIPVMKKQKSGAILNTSSLAGLMGAPAVSPYIMSKHAVVGLTRTAANELAPYNIRVNAVLPGTINTRMMRQIEANSGNVEDYQSATVSSIPMGRYGEPEEVAAVMNFLLSEEASYVTASLYTVDGGMMGQ from the coding sequence ATGAGTACAACGTATACACATACAGCCGTTATTACAGGAGCAGCCGGAGGCATTGGTAAAGAATTGGCACGCCGCCTTGCTGAGCGCAAAATCAACTTGGTTCTGGTGGACCTGAATGAAGAAGCTATTCAACAGACAATTACTGATCTGAACCTCGACAAAGAGCACGTCATCGCCGTAAAAGCGAACGTATCCCAAGAAGCAGACGTGAAAAACTATGTGCAAAAAGCATTGGATGCTTTTGGCCGAATCGATTATTTTGCCAACAATGCCGGTATTGAAGGTCCAACAGGACTGATCGAAGACCTGAGTGTTGAAGCACTGGATACGGTATATAACGTCAACATTCGTGGGGTATTCCTCGGTCTGCAGAATGTCATTCCAGTGATGAAAAAACAAAAATCCGGTGCGATTCTCAATACCTCTTCCCTCGCGGGTCTGATGGGTGCACCTGCTGTATCTCCATATATTATGTCCAAACATGCCGTAGTTGGTCTCACGCGTACCGCTGCAAATGAACTGGCACCTTATAATATCCGGGTTAACGCTGTATTACCAGGTACAATCAACACACGTATGATGCGCCAGATCGAAGCTAATTCCGGTAACGTGGAAGACTATCAATCAGCAACCGTGTCCAGTATTCCAATGGGCCGTTACGGTGAACCAGAAGAAGTCGCTGCGGTAATGAACTTCCTGTTGTCCGAAGAAGCATCCTATGTAACAGCTTCCCTCTACACTGTAGATGGCGGTATGATGGGTCAATAA